The following proteins come from a genomic window of Halobaculum sp. MBLA0147:
- a CDS encoding glycoside hydrolase family 15 protein, protein MRGRDTERPETGGLEPESAETGADSDGQSGADSDGQSGRGAPSSTERRRFLAGLATAGAVGVAGCGGGGDETATGSRSTPADDGTDSDADATATPTSTPEPVEFAPFWTTGEKVGVGTAVGTGDGDAAAGADGDGRVWFTLTRGALTEVRFPRVDLPNVRRLDFLVTDGEGYAERTAERDRRTDDDVERSVTTVGDGAEPLYRHEFAGESRDWSLSVSYVADPDRDAVLADVAFESETPLAVYAVCRPAVTTGTVDDESSRVTADGTPVLATTDTSDGGAARTPDGDDYDVAVAMAAADGFAWASAAPVPDPETARLFARGTEPDESDAATGSSALVGRLDGSGDDSDGGDSETGGDGTDDGSGDGGTTSLSTTLALGFAGGPADDTGALDAAAAAEVATASLAAGYDTVAETYRDGWAAWLDDALLPASVADDPDLTRLYRRSLAVLRAAEDATFEGAGVASPSIPWGDVIRAEEPGDVGYHYVWGRDLYQSFTAYDAVGKRDAARAAVEYLYRVQQREGGSIPQNTWVDGRTRWGGEQLDQVSFPLVMVRQLLDDDLLDGASDPLAAAAVEVSYDQVAAFADYVVRNGPETQQERWEEESGLSPSTIAAEVAGLVSAASLAAATGEPADQLVWLATADRFRAGVREWCVTREGTERHDPPYYFRVNANRDPDDGELRTLANGGREFDERDVIDAGFLELVRLGVVPADDPVIERSVAVVDDAIRVETPHGPGFYRYVGDGYGEGEDGAPYPVVANSVGRLWPLLTAERAEYELAARAASDTQGGDGSDEDGGSDTGASLGTDDSPEALLRTLAGFANEGDLLPEQVWDREESTAFDWTFGEGTGSATPLSWSHATFLRLAAGIDAGEPLGTPPVIRERYAGGPPASPTLDASLPDTTVESTTVTVSGTTDAGTVAVAVDGDARLVDVSDGSFSVDVELGDGRNTVVVAAGDPDDATTTGVASARRTVSVV, encoded by the coding sequence GTGCGTGGACGTGACACGGAGCGGCCGGAGACGGGGGGTCTCGAACCCGAGAGTGCGGAGACCGGAGCAGACAGTGATGGGCAGAGCGGAGCCGACAGTGACGGGCAGAGCGGCCGCGGCGCCCCGTCGAGTACGGAACGACGGCGCTTTCTCGCGGGACTGGCGACCGCCGGTGCGGTCGGCGTCGCGGGGTGTGGTGGCGGCGGCGACGAGACGGCGACTGGGTCGCGGTCGACGCCGGCCGACGACGGGACCGACTCGGACGCGGACGCGACGGCGACGCCGACGAGCACCCCCGAGCCGGTGGAGTTCGCGCCGTTCTGGACCACCGGCGAGAAGGTCGGCGTCGGGACGGCGGTCGGGACCGGCGACGGCGACGCGGCGGCGGGCGCAGACGGGGACGGCCGCGTCTGGTTCACACTCACCCGCGGCGCGCTGACCGAGGTGCGCTTCCCGCGAGTGGACCTCCCGAACGTCCGTCGACTCGACTTCCTCGTCACCGACGGCGAGGGGTACGCCGAGCGGACGGCCGAGCGCGACCGCCGGACGGACGACGACGTGGAACGGTCCGTGACGACCGTCGGCGACGGAGCGGAGCCACTCTACCGCCACGAGTTCGCCGGGGAGTCCCGAGACTGGTCGCTGTCGGTGTCGTACGTCGCCGACCCGGACCGCGACGCCGTGCTCGCTGACGTGGCCTTCGAGAGCGAGACACCGCTGGCGGTGTACGCAGTGTGTCGCCCCGCGGTGACGACGGGGACCGTCGACGACGAGAGCAGCCGGGTGACGGCCGACGGGACGCCGGTGCTCGCGACGACGGACACGAGCGACGGCGGTGCCGCCCGTACTCCCGACGGCGACGACTACGACGTGGCCGTCGCGATGGCCGCGGCCGACGGGTTCGCGTGGGCCAGCGCCGCGCCGGTGCCGGACCCAGAGACGGCCCGCCTGTTCGCCCGCGGGACGGAACCCGACGAGTCCGACGCCGCGACCGGCTCGAGTGCGCTCGTCGGGCGACTGGACGGCTCCGGCGACGACTCCGACGGAGGAGACTCGGAGACGGGTGGCGACGGGACGGACGACGGCTCCGGCGACGGCGGGACGACGAGTCTCTCGACCACGCTCGCACTGGGGTTCGCGGGTGGCCCCGCGGACGACACGGGGGCCCTCGACGCCGCGGCGGCCGCCGAGGTCGCGACCGCCTCGCTGGCGGCGGGGTACGACACCGTCGCCGAGACGTACCGCGACGGGTGGGCGGCCTGGCTTGACGACGCCCTGCTCCCGGCGTCGGTCGCCGACGACCCGGATCTGACACGACTGTACCGCCGGAGTCTGGCCGTCCTCCGCGCCGCCGAGGACGCGACCTTCGAGGGCGCGGGCGTCGCGAGTCCGTCGATCCCGTGGGGGGACGTGATCCGCGCGGAGGAGCCGGGCGACGTGGGGTACCACTACGTCTGGGGACGGGACCTCTACCAGTCGTTCACGGCCTACGACGCCGTCGGGAAGCGAGACGCGGCACGCGCCGCCGTCGAGTACCTCTACCGCGTCCAGCAGCGCGAGGGCGGCTCCATCCCGCAGAACACCTGGGTGGACGGCCGGACGCGCTGGGGTGGCGAACAGCTCGACCAGGTGTCGTTCCCGCTGGTGATGGTCCGGCAGTTGCTCGACGACGACTTACTCGACGGGGCGAGCGACCCGCTGGCGGCCGCCGCCGTCGAAGTCTCTTACGACCAGGTGGCGGCGTTCGCGGACTACGTGGTCCGGAACGGGCCGGAGACACAGCAGGAACGCTGGGAGGAGGAGTCCGGCCTGTCGCCGTCGACGATCGCCGCGGAGGTGGCGGGCCTCGTCTCGGCGGCCTCACTCGCGGCCGCCACGGGCGAGCCGGCCGACCAGTTGGTGTGGCTGGCGACTGCCGACCGGTTCCGCGCGGGGGTCCGGGAGTGGTGTGTGACTCGCGAGGGGACGGAGCGCCACGATCCGCCGTACTACTTCCGCGTGAACGCGAACCGGGACCCGGACGACGGGGAACTGCGGACGCTCGCCAACGGCGGCCGCGAGTTCGACGAACGGGACGTGATCGACGCCGGCTTCCTCGAGTTGGTCCGGCTCGGGGTGGTCCCGGCCGACGACCCGGTGATCGAGCGGTCCGTCGCCGTCGTCGACGACGCGATCCGCGTCGAGACGCCACACGGGCCGGGGTTCTACCGCTACGTCGGCGACGGCTACGGCGAGGGCGAAGACGGCGCGCCGTACCCGGTCGTCGCGAACTCCGTCGGCCGACTGTGGCCGCTTCTCACCGCCGAACGCGCCGAGTACGAACTCGCGGCACGTGCGGCGAGTGACACCCAGGGTGGAGACGGCAGCGACGAGGACGGCGGATCCGACACCGGCGCGTCCCTGGGCACGGACGACTCCCCGGAGGCGTTGCTGCGGACGCTCGCGGGGTTCGCCAACGAGGGGGACCTCCTCCCGGAGCAGGTGTGGGACCGCGAGGAGTCGACGGCGTTCGACTGGACCTTCGGCGAGGGGACCGGCTCGGCGACGCCGTTGTCGTGGAGTCACGCGACGTTCCTCCGCCTCGCGGCCGGCATCGACGCCGGTGAACCGCTCGGGACGCCACCCGTGATCCGCGAGCGCTACGCTGGAGGCCCACCGGCGTCGCCGACGTTGGACGCCTCGCTCCCGGACACGACCGTCGAGTCGACCACGGTGACGGTCTCCGGGACGACGGACGCCGGGACGGTCGCGGTCGCCGTCGACGGCGACGCACGGCTGGTCGACGTGTCGGACGGCAGCTTCTCGGTCGACGTGGAGCTGGGTGACGGCCGCAACACGGTCGTCGTCGCCGCGGGCGACCCGGATGACGCGACGACGACCGGCGTGGCGAGCGCACGACGGACAGTCTCCGTGGTGTGA
- a CDS encoding potassium transporter TrkA, giving the protein MTLTLATVGTQTTLELAVVETLTTGSFGASAPTAGQVTQVVDAGVRTLAVGVLRGLYLGLLTGVIPATIAWAMGFLFKYVTNVSIPAFGVVVLAVALAGANGGLLAVIDPAIQQSADAPTLVTALLVVMMLALYAHGRGDALGAALPRRFGLDRLGSATLSREVVDLVGSRGQVTVRVVGAVEDVPGYPPLPAELRAEIAAWEVSLPADLPLVELETRVADRLRTTFDLAEVRVDVDDRAAATVAAAPPSSGVSRRVGTGRRAPSISTLLPTGLARGDEVTVATGDDTVRGTVVSAGSYADGVPFGRGLDDVRADRGLGGVGHSVSTATGPAATGGSTAGSAAAGGRPADTVSTAQPTGSVAAEAPTDTGESRRTGTTVGGPGRLTVAVGGDDVDRLLSVSAADTVVRPRGDGRGYEVLSRLRRSGLRLRRLQLRAESRLVGARIDDLATDETTPVVVLAIRESGDWTFAPDGDRRLTAGEDVFLLATRRAWTDLSRGAS; this is encoded by the coding sequence GTGACACTCACGCTGGCGACGGTCGGCACACAGACGACACTCGAACTCGCGGTGGTCGAGACACTCACGACGGGTTCGTTCGGTGCGAGCGCTCCGACGGCCGGGCAGGTGACGCAGGTGGTCGACGCGGGGGTCAGGACGCTGGCGGTCGGCGTGTTGCGCGGCCTCTACCTCGGACTGTTGACGGGTGTGATCCCGGCGACGATCGCGTGGGCGATGGGGTTCCTGTTCAAGTACGTCACGAACGTCTCGATCCCGGCGTTCGGTGTCGTCGTGCTCGCGGTCGCGCTCGCGGGAGCCAACGGCGGCTTGCTCGCCGTGATCGACCCCGCGATCCAGCAGTCCGCGGACGCGCCGACGCTCGTCACGGCGCTGTTGGTCGTGATGATGCTGGCGCTGTACGCACACGGCCGCGGCGACGCACTCGGCGCGGCGCTGCCCCGCCGGTTCGGGCTCGACAGGCTCGGCTCCGCGACGCTGTCGCGCGAGGTGGTCGACCTCGTCGGCAGTCGCGGGCAGGTGACGGTGCGCGTCGTCGGTGCGGTCGAGGACGTGCCCGGCTACCCGCCGCTCCCGGCGGAGCTGCGCGCCGAGATCGCGGCCTGGGAGGTGTCGCTGCCGGCGGACCTCCCGCTGGTGGAACTGGAGACACGCGTCGCCGACCGACTCCGGACGACGTTCGACCTGGCCGAGGTGCGTGTCGACGTGGACGATCGGGCCGCCGCGACGGTGGCGGCCGCCCCGCCGTCGTCGGGTGTCTCGCGACGCGTCGGGACCGGCCGCCGGGCACCCTCGATCTCGACGCTGCTGCCGACCGGCCTCGCCCGCGGCGACGAGGTGACCGTGGCGACCGGCGACGACACCGTCCGCGGGACGGTCGTCAGCGCCGGTAGCTACGCCGACGGCGTCCCGTTCGGTCGTGGCCTCGACGACGTCCGGGCGGACCGCGGACTCGGCGGCGTGGGACACTCGGTGTCGACCGCGACCGGCCCCGCCGCGACGGGTGGCTCGACCGCGGGCAGTGCCGCCGCCGGCGGTCGGCCCGCGGACACCGTCTCGACCGCACAGCCGACGGGCAGTGTCGCCGCAGAGGCTCCGACCGACACCGGCGAGTCGCGTCGGACGGGGACGACCGTCGGCGGTCCAGGGCGACTGACCGTCGCGGTCGGTGGCGACGACGTAGACCGCCTGTTGAGTGTCTCGGCGGCCGACACCGTCGTCCGACCGCGTGGAGACGGCCGCGGGTACGAGGTGTTGTCTCGGCTCCGTCGGTCGGGGCTCCGACTCCGCCGACTCCAACTGCGGGCCGAGAGTCGACTCGTCGGCGCTCGGATCGACGATCTGGCGACGGACGAGACGACGCCCGTGGTCGTGCTCGCGATCCGCGAGTCGGGTGACTGGACGTTCGCGCCGGACGGGGACCGGCGGCTGACGGCCGGCGAGGACGTGTTCCTCCTCGCGACACGCCGCGCCTGGACCGACCTCTCGCGGGGGGCGTCGTGA